The Sulfurihydrogenibium sp. YO3AOP1 genome has a window encoding:
- the uvrC gene encoding excinuclease ABC subunit UvrC translates to MNKNFNWALEFINKAPEEPGVYLFKDSKKQYVYIGKAVNIKNRLKNHYQQLKVDPKERKIFKESSSIEWIITKSDYEAFVLENELIKQYKPKYNVRLKSGSSYPMLVITDEEYPTVKISRKFGEIKGEYFGPFLPARTARAMKELIHKLFKLRTCDPLPKRSLVCFDYHLGLCSGPCADKISMKEYKEDAKVAKAFLSGNVKNVIYELYDKVNDYTNKLMFEKAAVIRDQIKAIEMTIKKQEVIGVGVEEADIFYFSRSRAYLIIVRGNRIVGKDELKVQNEEFEEGNETAIITDYYSKDTYIPKTIITNKDLEDLENLKQWLLKAKNKEVEILTFLPEQVEGFIKRNINIENIENLKSEFEKVFGFSLPNRVECFDISHLDGKFTVGSCVVWENGSMNKKEYRRFRVRTVNYIDDFASLREVLTRRFRRYKEMDNPPELVLIDGGKGQLSQGLAVRQELGLENLRVFSIAKKEEIIYTDDGKEVRLFENQELLKFFTKIRDEAHRFAITYNRKLREKEGLKSVLDNIEGIGEKRKEILYRTYKTLDNILKASDEELKKLGIPTSVSQKIKEYLKL, encoded by the coding sequence ATGAATAAAAATTTTAATTGGGCGTTAGAGTTTATAAATAAAGCACCAGAAGAGCCAGGTGTTTATCTGTTTAAAGATAGTAAAAAGCAATACGTATACATCGGAAAAGCTGTAAATATAAAAAATCGCCTAAAAAATCATTATCAGCAGTTAAAAGTAGACCCAAAAGAAAGAAAAATTTTTAAAGAAAGCTCAAGTATAGAATGGATAATAACAAAATCAGATTACGAAGCATTCGTCCTTGAAAATGAACTTATCAAACAGTACAAGCCAAAATATAATGTAAGATTAAAATCAGGAAGTAGCTATCCTATGCTTGTTATCACAGATGAGGAGTATCCCACTGTTAAAATCAGCAGAAAGTTTGGAGAGATAAAAGGAGAGTATTTCGGACCTTTTCTTCCTGCAAGAACTGCAAGAGCTATGAAAGAGTTAATTCATAAACTGTTTAAATTAAGAACCTGCGACCCACTGCCAAAAAGAAGCTTAGTATGTTTTGATTACCATCTTGGGCTTTGTTCCGGTCCTTGTGCAGATAAAATATCTATGAAAGAGTACAAGGAAGATGCAAAGGTTGCTAAAGCTTTCTTATCCGGAAATGTTAAAAATGTTATTTATGAACTCTACGACAAAGTAAATGACTATACAAACAAGCTGATGTTTGAGAAAGCAGCAGTCATTAGAGACCAAATCAAAGCTATTGAGATGACAATAAAGAAACAAGAAGTTATAGGTGTTGGCGTTGAAGAGGCTGATATTTTTTACTTTTCAAGAAGTAGAGCTTATCTGATTATCGTAAGAGGAAATAGAATAGTTGGAAAGGATGAGTTGAAGGTTCAAAATGAAGAGTTTGAAGAAGGTAATGAAACAGCCATCATCACTGATTATTACAGTAAAGACACATACATACCAAAAACAATCATCACAAATAAAGATTTAGAAGACTTAGAAAATCTAAAACAATGGCTTTTAAAAGCAAAAAATAAAGAAGTTGAAATACTTACTTTTCTGCCAGAGCAGGTGGAAGGCTTTATAAAAAGAAACATAAACATAGAAAACATAGAAAATCTTAAATCAGAGTTTGAAAAAGTGTTTGGCTTTAGCCTTCCAAACAGGGTAGAATGTTTTGACATTTCCCATCTTGATGGAAAGTTTACCGTTGGTTCTTGCGTTGTTTGGGAAAATGGAAGCATGAATAAAAAAGAGTACAGAAGGTTTAGAGTTAGAACGGTTAATTATATAGATGATTTTGCATCATTAAGAGAAGTTTTAACACGTAGATTTAGAAGATATAAAGAGATGGATAATCCGCCGGAGCTTGTTTTAATAGATGGCGGAAAAGGTCAGCTAAGCCAAGGATTGGCTGTAAGACAAGAGCTTGGGCTTGAAAATCTCCGAGTCTTCTCGATAGCAAAAAAAGAGGAAATTATCTATACAGATGACGGAAAAGAAGTTAGATTGTTTGAAAATCAAGAGCTTTTAAAATTCTTTACAAAAATCAGAGATGAAGCTCATAGATTTGCCATTACTTACAACAGAAAATTAAGAGAAAAGGAAGGTTTAAAAAGCGTTCTTGATAACATTGAAGGTATAGGTGAAAAAAGAAAGGAAATTTTATACAGGACTTATAAAACATTGGACAATATTTTAAAGGCAAGCGACGAAGAGTTAAAAAAGCTTGGAATTCCTACATCTGTAAGTCAAAAGATAAAAGAGTATTTAAAGTTGTAG
- the thiL gene encoding thiamine-phosphate kinase produces MERINQIGEFGLIERLNQILPIHDKDVLVGYGDDCACVNINGKLILFTVDIQVENSHFLKGKIKPEDLGWKLATSNVSDVVACGGLPRWALLSLALPKDLEYSFIEKVYLGIKEAQDYYGFYTIGGNCSSSNQIMIDMTMAGETEKFISRSAAKPNQKIYLSGNLGCSKAGLELILMDKQEYEDFEIALINKHYRPKARIDLIEKIKQASACIDISDGLTSDLSHISKKSNVKIIIEKEKLKIDENLKKFCLKYGKDPLDYILTSGEEYEVALISEKDLDLIEIGYTEEGFGVFLKEGDKIVELNKKSFDHFKK; encoded by the coding sequence ATGGAAAGGATAAATCAAATTGGCGAATTTGGACTGATAGAGAGATTAAACCAGATACTGCCAATACATGATAAAGATGTGTTAGTTGGTTATGGCGATGATTGTGCATGTGTAAATATAAATGGTAAGTTGATTTTGTTTACTGTTGATATTCAAGTTGAAAACTCACATTTTTTAAAAGGTAAAATCAAACCAGAAGATTTAGGTTGGAAGCTTGCAACGTCAAACGTTAGTGATGTGGTTGCTTGTGGTGGTTTACCAAGATGGGCTTTATTATCCTTGGCACTACCAAAGGATTTAGAATACAGCTTTATTGAAAAAGTTTATCTTGGAATCAAAGAAGCACAGGATTATTACGGTTTTTATACAATCGGCGGCAATTGTTCATCTTCAAATCAAATCATGATAGATATGACAATGGCAGGAGAGACTGAAAAATTTATCTCAAGGTCTGCGGCTAAACCAAATCAAAAAATTTATCTATCCGGCAACCTTGGATGCAGTAAAGCAGGCTTAGAACTTATTCTAATGGATAAACAAGAGTATGAAGACTTTGAAATCGCTTTAATCAACAAACATTACAGACCAAAAGCAAGGATAGACTTGATAGAAAAAATCAAACAAGCTTCAGCATGTATAGACATTAGCGACGGCTTGACTTCAGATTTAAGTCATATCTCTAAAAAAAGCAATGTAAAAATCATTATTGAAAAAGAAAAATTAAAAATAGATGAAAACTTAAAAAAGTTTTGCTTAAAGTATGGAAAAGACCCATTAGATTATATCCTAACAAGTGGTGAGGAGTATGAAGTAGCTTTAATTTCTGAAAAAGATTTAGATTTAATAGAAATTGGTTATACAGAAGAAGGATTTGGAGTATTTCTAAAAGAAGGTGACAAGATAGTGGAATTGAATAAAAAAAGCTTTGACCATTTTAAAAAGTGA
- a CDS encoding molybdopterin-dependent oxidoreductase, protein MNRRELLKKGLLMTATGLLLPKELFAQVDKSLLGPAADLLLDGTIKEQILEALPGKKPLIKKAFRAPNYETPFKYFDEIFTPNDVFFVRYHLANIPQDIDEKTWKLKITGDAVEKTLELTMEDLKTKFEQVEIVALKACSGNMRGLFNPHVPGVQWGYGAMGNAKWKGVRLKDILNKAGLKANALEVAFNGAESGLMPTTPDFVKSIPVWKATQEEVLVAYEMNDEPIPYLNGYPLVLVVPGWTATYWIKHLTDITVISTPLDNFWMKNAYRVSVDKFPIRERFLSQMNSEDMPITEVTINSIITNIEKGQVFKLGQPIEVKGLTWDGGYGIKMVEVSVDGGKTWVEAQLDKDYGKFSWRQFSYVFKPNKKGNYTIMVKATNSIGQTQPIKAIWEPHGYGYNAIQKINIKVI, encoded by the coding sequence ATGAACAGACGAGAATTATTGAAAAAAGGACTGCTTATGACAGCAACCGGTTTACTCCTTCCAAAGGAACTGTTTGCTCAAGTTGATAAATCTCTCTTAGGACCTGCGGCAGATTTACTTCTGGATGGAACGATTAAAGAGCAAATTTTAGAAGCTTTACCCGGAAAAAAACCTTTGATAAAAAAGGCCTTCAGAGCTCCAAACTACGAGACTCCATTTAAATACTTTGATGAAATCTTTACTCCAAATGATGTTTTCTTTGTTAGATACCATCTTGCAAATATACCACAAGATATTGATGAAAAAACTTGGAAGCTCAAAATCACTGGAGATGCTGTAGAAAAAACTTTAGAACTTACAATGGAAGACTTAAAAACAAAATTTGAACAAGTTGAGATTGTAGCCCTTAAAGCATGTTCTGGAAATATGAGAGGTTTATTTAATCCTCATGTACCCGGAGTACAATGGGGATACGGAGCTATGGGAAATGCTAAATGGAAAGGTGTAAGATTAAAAGATATCTTAAATAAAGCCGGATTAAAGGCTAACGCTCTTGAAGTTGCCTTTAATGGTGCTGAGTCTGGTCTTATGCCAACAACTCCTGATTTTGTAAAAAGTATTCCTGTTTGGAAAGCTACGCAAGAAGAGGTATTGGTTGCCTATGAGATGAACGATGAGCCGATTCCATATTTAAATGGATATCCTCTCGTGCTTGTAGTTCCTGGCTGGACAGCGACTTATTGGATTAAGCATTTAACCGATATAACGGTAATCTCTACTCCTTTAGATAATTTCTGGATGAAAAACGCTTACAGGGTTTCTGTCGACAAATTTCCAATAAGGGAAAGATTTTTATCTCAGATGAACTCGGAAGATATGCCTATAACAGAGGTAACAATAAACTCCATTATCACAAACATAGAAAAAGGGCAAGTATTCAAATTAGGTCAGCCAATAGAAGTAAAAGGTTTAACATGGGATGGTGGTTATGGAATTAAAATGGTAGAAGTTTCTGTAGATGGTGGAAAAACATGGGTAGAGGCACAATTAGATAAAGATTATGGCAAGTTTTCATGGAGACAGTTTAGTTATGTGTTTAAGCCTAATAAAAAAGGAAACTACACAATCATGGTAAAGGCTACAAACAGCATCGGACAAACACAGCCAATAAAAGCAATATGGGAGCCTCATGGATATGGTTATAACGCTATTCAAAAAATAAATATAAAAGTCATTTAA
- the ndk gene encoding nucleoside-diphosphate kinase encodes MERTLVIAKPDAVRKNVVGKIISRLEDEGFKLVALKKVKLTKEQAGQFYIVHKDRPFYGELCDFMSSGPTVPMVWEGENVIARVREIMGATDPSKAAEGTLRKLYGTNVGENAVHGSDSPESAAYEIPFFFSGLELVG; translated from the coding sequence ATGGAAAGAACTTTAGTAATCGCTAAACCAGATGCAGTAAGAAAAAATGTTGTAGGTAAAATTATTTCAAGGTTAGAGGATGAGGGGTTTAAACTTGTTGCACTAAAAAAAGTAAAATTAACAAAGGAACAGGCAGGGCAATTTTATATTGTACATAAAGATAGACCTTTTTATGGCGAGCTTTGTGATTTTATGTCCTCCGGACCAACAGTTCCTATGGTATGGGAAGGAGAGAATGTAATTGCAAGAGTTAGAGAAATAATGGGAGCAACTGACCCATCAAAAGCAGCAGAAGGAACTTTAAGAAAGCTTTACGGGACTAATGTAGGAGAAAATGCAGTTCATGGTTCAGATTCTCCAGAATCAGCTGCATATGAAATACCTTTTTTCTTCAGCGGGTTAGAGCTTGTGGGATAA
- a CDS encoding HAMP domain-containing protein: MKKSVLDKIFLIVLGGSFIGAIFVAVLVFFLTSEFSKSLIALIGSQILFLIPVFGIRKIIDDTIIKKLSVVSQAMQEVSMGNLDYEIKVEKTGDELEELAESFERMRISLKTIMEKLEKGEL, translated from the coding sequence ATGAAAAAGTCGGTGTTAGACAAAATATTTCTTATAGTTTTGGGAGGTTCATTTATAGGTGCTATTTTTGTAGCAGTTCTCGTTTTCTTTTTAACATCAGAATTTTCTAAGTCTTTAATAGCACTGATAGGATCGCAAATTTTATTTTTAATCCCGGTTTTTGGAATTAGAAAAATTATTGATGATACAATAATTAAAAAACTAAGTGTAGTATCTCAAGCTATGCAAGAAGTTAGTATGGGAAATCTTGATTATGAGATAAAGGTAGAAAAAACCGGAGACGAATTAGAAGAGTTAGCTGAATCCTTTGAAAGAATGAGGATTAGCTTAAAAACAATTATGGAAAAATTAGAAAAAGGTGAGCTTTAA
- a CDS encoding sulfite dehydrogenase cytochrome subunit sorb — MKKFITIILTIFSISYAGEENLVLKEGKNKELAQAYCSACHSVDYIIMNSMFLDKKGWEAELDKMIKLGAPISKEDSKKIIDYLVKNYGINK; from the coding sequence ATGAAAAAATTTATTACAATTATATTAACAATATTTTCTATATCTTATGCCGGAGAAGAAAATTTGGTATTAAAAGAAGGAAAAAATAAAGAGTTGGCTCAAGCTTACTGCTCTGCGTGCCATAGTGTTGACTATATTATAATGAATTCAATGTTTTTAGACAAAAAAGGTTGGGAAGCAGAATTAGATAAAATGATTAAACTTGGTGCGCCAATAAGCAAAGAAGATTCAAAAAAGATAATTGACTATCTTGTCAAGAACTACGGAATAAACAAATAA
- a CDS encoding DUF4149 domain-containing protein has translation MWDKYVFGLIIFLLFCLLGGSIFITFIYTPYLFSHYSTKEAGEIVGKIFPFYFKSGWIIGIIIYTLVGVLSVKEKEIIKKLKWFVIATTVLILISMALDRAILPIAEGLKSEYYDLLNEGKQNEANIIFSRFKTFHGISSVLNLINIIIEIFMLIYILKFLKNFRKSYSL, from the coding sequence TTGTGGGATAAATATGTTTTTGGCTTAATAATATTTTTATTATTCTGCCTTTTAGGTGGGAGTATATTTATAACTTTCATATATACTCCTTACCTTTTTTCTCACTACAGTACAAAAGAAGCAGGAGAAATAGTAGGCAAGATATTCCCCTTTTATTTTAAATCTGGTTGGATAATAGGAATCATTATATACACATTAGTAGGTGTCTTATCAGTAAAAGAGAAAGAAATTATTAAAAAGCTAAAATGGTTTGTCATAGCCACTACAGTTTTAATTTTAATCTCAATGGCTTTAGACAGGGCAATTTTGCCGATAGCTGAAGGTTTAAAATCGGAGTATTACGATCTTTTAAATGAAGGAAAACAAAACGAAGCTAATATTATCTTTAGTAGATTTAAAACTTTCCATGGGATATCAAGTGTTTTGAATTTAATTAATATTATTATAGAAATTTTTATGCTAATTTATATTTTAAAGTTTTTAAAAAATTTCCGAAAAAGCTATAGTCTATAA
- a CDS encoding roadblock/LC7 domain-containing protein, with protein MAVKYTEILEEFIRDSGAEGAVLVSVDGLAIASVLPSSADEDRVAAMGAAILSLGERVTSELNKGNLEQLYIKGSTGYVIFTGIKDVAVLGVLAPVNAKLGLLLMEIQRTIKKLEQELG; from the coding sequence ATGGCTGTTAAATATACAGAAATACTTGAAGAATTTATTAGAGACTCTGGGGCAGAGGGTGCCGTATTAGTAAGCGTTGATGGATTAGCTATTGCATCTGTACTTCCAAGCTCAGCAGATGAAGATAGAGTTGCAGCTATGGGTGCTGCTATATTATCCCTTGGTGAAAGAGTGACATCAGAATTAAATAAAGGAAATCTTGAACAGTTATACATTAAAGGTTCTACTGGATATGTTATATTTACAGGAATTAAGGATGTTGCCGTTCTTGGAGTTCTCGCTCCGGTCAATGCAAAATTAGGTCTTTTATTAATGGAAATTCAGAGAACTATAAAAAAACTTGAGCAAGAATTGGGATAA
- a CDS encoding YeiH family protein, producing the protein MNYIPGILITAILSIIAMFISNLEIVKSTVNFSPLIVAIIIGLIIGNAIKIPEVLKPGINFSLKKILRIAIIFLGFRLTFQNVIDVGLEGIIIDAIMLITTFLLGVYVSKKVFGLDEQTSYMLASGSSICGASAVLATAPIVKGQMHQAAMAVATVTIFGTISMFLYPAVYKAGLLLGMDDALYGIYAGATVHEVAQAVAAGFAVSDVAANTATISKLTRVIMLAPLLIVLSFFFAKKHATHGVNLREIPIPWFVFGFIAMIGVNSMSVLDKTYVNIINQIDTFLLTMSMAALGIETNIEKMKKAGMKPIYAASVLFLYLFFGGYIVTKVIHAVFNGG; encoded by the coding sequence ATGAACTATATTCCGGGAATACTGATTACTGCTATTTTATCAATAATCGCAATGTTTATATCTAACTTAGAAATTGTAAAATCTACCGTTAATTTTAGTCCATTGATTGTTGCGATTATTATTGGTTTAATTATAGGTAATGCAATTAAAATTCCCGAAGTTTTAAAACCGGGAATTAACTTTTCTTTAAAGAAAATTTTAAGAATTGCTATTATCTTCTTAGGATTTAGGCTAACGTTCCAAAACGTTATCGATGTCGGTCTTGAAGGAATTATAATCGATGCAATCATGCTTATAACAACGTTTTTACTTGGAGTTTATGTATCTAAAAAAGTTTTTGGTCTTGATGAACAAACAAGCTATATGCTTGCGTCCGGTTCTTCAATATGTGGTGCATCTGCAGTATTAGCAACCGCTCCAATAGTAAAGGGACAAATGCATCAAGCAGCTATGGCAGTAGCTACTGTTACAATCTTTGGTACGATTTCTATGTTTTTATATCCTGCTGTTTATAAAGCTGGTTTATTGTTAGGAATGGATGATGCTTTATATGGTATTTATGCTGGTGCAACAGTTCATGAAGTGGCTCAGGCTGTTGCTGCAGGCTTTGCTGTATCTGATGTTGCAGCAAACACAGCGACAATTTCAAAACTAACAAGAGTAATAATGCTTGCTCCACTACTTATAGTTTTAAGCTTTTTCTTTGCAAAAAAACATGCTACGCATGGAGTAAATTTAAGAGAAATCCCAATTCCTTGGTTTGTATTTGGTTTTATTGCAATGATTGGAGTAAATTCAATGTCAGTATTAGACAAAACTTATGTTAATATAATTAACCAAATAGATACGTTTTTATTAACTATGTCTATGGCAGCACTTGGAATTGAGACTAATATTGAAAAAATGAAAAAAGCCGGCATGAAGCCAATCTATGCAGCATCAGTTCTATTTTTATACCTATTTTTCGGCGGATACATAGTTACAAAAGTTATTCATGCAGTATTTAACGGAGGGTAA
- a CDS encoding DUF4388 domain-containing protein has protein sequence MAIAGDLKIFNFVDIFQILLKDKKDGILVIEQDHNNIAVYFKEGDIVYIREVKKVFYIYLDVDFETVLKKEDIPKSELYNVLVARLPKLLSIKEGKFSFTSGFIKYPTDLKSLIPIEKLIMYLARQLTEEEVERKISDLNLVFEKSPNYENIARKAFLTDYEKKILHLIDGKNKVVDIIYNTKINDLTVKRTLYGFLACGIIQREKKKERKIGFDLTKNLLNKIISKIKGL, from the coding sequence ATGGCGATAGCTGGAGATTTAAAGATATTTAATTTTGTAGATATATTTCAAATTTTGTTAAAAGATAAAAAAGATGGAATTCTTGTAATAGAACAAGATCATAACAATATCGCCGTTTATTTCAAGGAAGGTGATATTGTATATATAAGAGAGGTTAAAAAAGTATTCTATATATATCTTGATGTGGATTTTGAGACTGTATTGAAAAAAGAAGATATCCCTAAATCAGAACTATATAATGTTTTAGTGGCAAGACTCCCTAAACTATTGTCTATTAAGGAAGGTAAATTTTCTTTTACATCGGGATTTATAAAATACCCAACAGATTTAAAATCTTTAATTCCTATTGAAAAATTAATAATGTATCTTGCAAGGCAATTAACTGAAGAGGAAGTTGAAAGAAAGATTTCAGATTTAAACTTAGTGTTTGAAAAATCTCCTAATTATGAAAATATTGCAAGAAAGGCTTTTTTGACTGATTATGAAAAGAAAATTCTTCATTTAATAGATGGAAAAAATAAAGTTGTAGATATAATTTATAACACAAAAATTAACGACCTTACAGTTAAAAGAACATTATATGGTTTCTTAGCGTGTGGAATTATACAAAGGGAAAAGAAAAAAGAGAGAAAAATAGGTTTTGACTTAACAAAAAATTTACTCAACAAAATAATTTCAAAGATTAAAGGGTTGTAA
- a CDS encoding ATP/GTP-binding protein: MAEKKIKIVVAGPYAAGKTQFINTISEIETVKTEARTTKVGEKEKKDHTTVAMDFGRIKIDDEHTLYLFGTPGQARFDFMWDILGKGMVGLVVLVDSTDPATFHEARRIINFFEARYPAPFVVGANKQDLKEAWNPEDIRTALDLGEEIKVIPLIATDKENVKRVLLELLEEISKYI, from the coding sequence ATGGCAGAAAAGAAAATAAAAATAGTAGTTGCAGGACCTTACGCTGCAGGAAAAACACAATTCATAAATACAATTAGTGAAATAGAAACTGTAAAAACAGAGGCAAGAACTACAAAAGTTGGAGAGAAAGAAAAGAAAGATCACACTACAGTTGCTATGGATTTTGGAAGGATAAAAATAGATGATGAACATACACTTTATTTATTTGGAACACCTGGTCAAGCAAGATTTGATTTTATGTGGGATATTCTTGGTAAAGGTATGGTTGGATTGGTTGTATTAGTAGACAGTACGGATCCTGCCACATTTCATGAGGCAAGAAGAATTATAAATTTTTTTGAAGCAAGGTATCCAGCTCCATTTGTTGTTGGTGCAAATAAGCAAGATTTAAAAGAAGCATGGAATCCTGAAGATATTAGAACAGCTTTGGATTTAGGAGAAGAAATAAAAGTAATACCACTAATTGCAACAGACAAAGAAAATGTTAAAAGAGTGCTTTTAGAGTTATTGGAAGAAATCTCAAAATATATCTAA
- a CDS encoding glycosyltransferase family 39 protein — protein sequence MDTKKIDYNLILIGLFSFFLFSLNIGGVSIFSLDEAKNASCAREMLESKNFIVPTFNYELRTDKPPLHYYFMMLSYLIFGVSEFSARFFSSVFGSLTVMITYFFAKKIFSTKTAILSAIVLISSLHFVFQFHMAVPDPYLIFFINLAFFNFYLFYKFKEEKYLWTLYTALGFGMLAKGIVAIVLPFFIIFAFLFSVKKSISAIKSLKLHKGLILTALISLPWYILVSIETNFQWTKEFFLKHNISRFTDSMEGHGGIFLITIIFVLIGMLPFSIFTYQSVKETIKNRLNPDYLYLGLIVLIYTGFFSISKTKLPNYTVPVYPAFAILLSLTLLKIRNYLFSLIFYLIFTASLPFVLYTTLKNDKNLYLLANYSFYFLILAAGGLFALIYFKDIKKVVLSLFISSVAMSITLYTVILPEIDKYSSVRIILNYMEKDRPVGYYKRYNPAFSFYLKKKIIPLNSKQDVENFIKSGRVYILTRDEYLEELKDIKDLKVIIQKKDLFENSVSVLISN from the coding sequence TTGGATACTAAAAAAATAGATTACAATCTCATATTGATAGGCTTATTTTCTTTTTTTCTATTTTCTTTAAACATCGGCGGAGTATCAATTTTCAGTCTTGATGAAGCAAAAAACGCATCCTGTGCAAGAGAGATGTTAGAATCTAAAAACTTCATTGTCCCAACATTCAACTACGAACTTAGAACAGACAAGCCTCCACTACATTATTACTTTATGATGCTTTCTTATCTTATCTTTGGAGTAAGTGAATTTTCAGCAAGATTTTTCTCATCAGTCTTTGGAAGTTTAACGGTAATGATTACATACTTCTTTGCAAAAAAAATATTTAGCACAAAAACAGCCATTTTATCAGCCATTGTTCTGATTTCATCACTGCATTTTGTTTTTCAATTTCATATGGCAGTTCCAGACCCGTATTTGATATTTTTCATAAACTTGGCATTTTTTAATTTTTATCTTTTTTATAAATTCAAAGAAGAAAAATATCTTTGGACTTTATACACAGCCCTTGGCTTTGGGATGTTAGCAAAAGGAATAGTTGCGATTGTTTTACCATTTTTTATAATTTTTGCGTTTTTATTTTCAGTAAAAAAAAGCATATCAGCCATTAAAAGCTTGAAACTTCATAAAGGTTTAATTTTAACAGCTTTAATATCTCTTCCTTGGTATATATTAGTTAGCATAGAAACAAACTTTCAATGGACGAAAGAATTTTTCTTAAAGCACAACATTAGTAGATTTACAGACTCAATGGAAGGACACGGGGGAATATTTCTAATTACAATCATTTTCGTTCTTATCGGAATGCTTCCATTTAGCATTTTTACTTACCAATCGGTCAAAGAGACTATCAAAAACAGACTAAATCCAGATTACCTTTACTTAGGTCTGATAGTATTAATATACACAGGATTTTTTAGCATTTCTAAAACAAAACTGCCAAACTACACAGTGCCCGTATATCCAGCTTTTGCAATACTTCTATCTCTTACGCTTTTAAAGATTAGAAACTATCTATTTTCTTTAATCTTTTATCTTATCTTTACAGCATCACTGCCTTTTGTTTTATACACAACATTAAAGAATGACAAAAATCTATATCTACTTGCAAATTACAGTTTTTACTTTCTTATTTTGGCAGCTGGTGGATTGTTTGCTTTAATCTACTTCAAGGATATTAAAAAGGTTGTTCTTTCTCTTTTTATTTCAAGCGTTGCAATGAGCATTACACTTTACACAGTTATTTTGCCAGAGATTGACAAATACTCATCAGTTAGAATTATACTAAATTACATGGAAAAAGACAGACCCGTAGGCTATTATAAACGATACAATCCAGCTTTTTCTTTTTACTTAAAGAAGAAGATAATTCCTTTAAACTCTAAGCAAGATGTTGAAAATTTTATTAAATCAGGCAGAGTTTATATCCTAACAAGGGATGAGTATTTAGAAGAGTTGAAAGACATTAAAGACTTAAAAGTTATCATTCAAAAAAAAGATTTGTTTGAAAATTCAGTATCGGTTTTGATTTCAAATTGA
- a CDS encoding universal stress protein yields the protein MFKKIVVAYDGSENSLKALDKAIELAKCNNAELHVVGVVRMFEFATIDYVSPEEIEEYEKREISKEEKYLKEAIQKVSQAGLNGTYKVMEGDPAEEIMTYADEVGSDLIVVGRRGVGGFKRLLIGSTSSNIVKYANQSVLVVK from the coding sequence ATGTTTAAAAAAATTGTAGTTGCTTATGATGGGTCTGAAAATTCTTTGAAGGCATTAGATAAAGCCATAGAGTTAGCTAAATGCAATAATGCTGAGTTGCACGTAGTAGGCGTTGTAAGAATGTTCGAATTTGCTACTATAGATTATGTTTCTCCTGAAGAGATTGAAGAGTATGAAAAACGAGAGATTTCTAAGGAAGAGAAATATTTGAAAGAGGCTATCCAAAAAGTAAGCCAAGCAGGACTAAATGGAACTTACAAAGTTATGGAAGGCGATCCGGCGGAAGAGATAATGACTTATGCTGATGAAGTAGGAAGTGATTTAATAGTAGTTGGAAGAAGAGGTGTTGGCGGGTTTAAAAGATTGCTGATAGGAAGTACGTCTTCAAACATAGTTAAGTATGCTAATCAATCAGTTTTAGTTGTTAAGTGA